In a genomic window of Nitrospirota bacterium:
- a CDS encoding glycosyltransferase, whose translation MINRTPGFTPLRVLFLSQIVPYPPHGGVLQRGYNLLRELGRNAQVHLLAFVHPDVLPTEASIQESRAALLKCCEAVEYFPLWPKASPIHRFAGLAASAFSSSPFSVLAHRSAAFQRRVSELIDTQKFDLIHVDTIALARFLGKKRPIATVVTHHNIESQLMERRAGAETGPLARRFLQRETRKLRAYEAEKVGAFDVNIFVSQPDEKTLLEKVPGLRTAIVPNGVDVEYFSPSQGSDLPALIYTGGMNMFANRDAVMFFLKDIWPLIKQRVPDVRFFAVGQDPPKDLVALAAIDPQIVVTGYVSDIRPLVRDASVYVVPLRVGGGTRLKVLDAMAMGKAMVSTSIGCEGLDVRPDEHLLVGDTPKQFAEKTVMLLGDRNRRLELGRAARELVERRYSWRTIGGQLLDAYRRAMESGGKAR comes from the coding sequence GTGATCAACCGAACGCCTGGCTTCACACCGCTGAGAGTGTTGTTTCTCTCCCAAATTGTCCCATATCCTCCTCACGGTGGTGTACTTCAGCGTGGCTATAATCTGTTGCGTGAGCTAGGGCGTAACGCGCAGGTACATTTGCTGGCGTTTGTACATCCTGATGTGCTTCCTACGGAGGCGTCGATTCAGGAGAGTCGGGCAGCTCTTCTCAAGTGTTGTGAGGCGGTGGAGTATTTTCCGCTCTGGCCCAAGGCTTCCCCGATTCATCGGTTCGCAGGGCTGGCTGCGAGCGCATTCTCTTCGAGCCCCTTCAGCGTGTTGGCACACCGATCAGCAGCGTTCCAGCGGCGAGTCTCTGAATTGATCGACACACAGAAATTTGATCTCATTCATGTCGATACCATTGCGCTGGCTCGGTTTCTAGGCAAGAAGCGGCCGATTGCCACGGTTGTCACTCATCACAATATTGAGTCGCAGCTGATGGAGCGCCGGGCCGGTGCCGAAACAGGACCGCTTGCGAGGCGATTTTTGCAGCGAGAAACCCGGAAGTTACGCGCGTATGAGGCGGAGAAGGTCGGGGCGTTTGATGTCAATATTTTCGTCTCACAGCCGGACGAGAAGACCCTTCTTGAAAAGGTTCCGGGCCTTCGCACGGCAATTGTGCCCAATGGTGTCGATGTTGAGTACTTCTCGCCGAGTCAAGGGAGCGATCTTCCGGCGCTTATCTATACGGGCGGCATGAATATGTTTGCGAATCGCGATGCCGTCATGTTCTTCCTGAAGGACATTTGGCCCTTGATCAAGCAGCGGGTGCCGGACGTGCGGTTCTTTGCCGTCGGGCAAGATCCGCCGAAGGATCTCGTCGCGCTGGCGGCAATTGATCCTCAAATAGTGGTGACGGGATATGTGTCAGATATTCGTCCGCTGGTGCGAGATGCATCAGTCTATGTCGTGCCTCTGCGCGTAGGCGGCGGGACTCGCTTGAAGGTATTAGATGCGATGGCCATGGGCAAAGCGATGGTATCGACCTCGATCGGTTGCGAAGGCCTCGACGTTCGCCCAGACGAGCATCTGTTGGTGGGGGATACCCCTAAACAGTTTGCGGAAAAGACGGTTATGTTGCTGGGAGATCGAAATCGCCGACTTGAGTTGGGACGCGCCGCTCGCGAATTGGTCGAGCGCCGGTACTCCTGGCGCACGATCGGTGGACAGCTCCTGGATGCGTATCGTCGCGCAATGGAGAGCGGAGGGAAGGCGCGATGA
- a CDS encoding glycosyltransferase family 4 protein: MKISENRPGQSSREANIKRKYNLLIVVSNLWIGGTEVVIQNLCHTLDRRLFNVSVCHLKERGNIGDDLHRAGVDIVGLPPSKVFKRANYLSFLELLKVIRSKKIDIVHSHTTYSLTDSALCKIFCPSVKLVHTFHFGNYPHDDKRRMLMERVFSRVADCLVAVGDHQRKTIEQAYGVSSTKMRKIWNGVTLSDRGEEFDLQSVIGTEKRLVVGTIATLYEQKGITFLLDVAARLKSQGEKVAFIVAGEGPLRKELEQKCERLGLADTVYLIGWVKDAAARLIPKLDVFFQPSLWEAMSVVVLEAMAAGKPIVVTRVGENPLVIGHDRDGLLVDPRNIDQMVSALSRLIHEPELGARLGNEAKKTFYQSFTADRMARDYERLYLEVLG, from the coding sequence GTGAAAATTAGTGAAAATCGTCCAGGCCAGAGCTCTCGGGAGGCTAATATTAAACGCAAGTATAATCTCTTGATCGTAGTTTCTAACCTTTGGATCGGAGGGACCGAGGTCGTCATTCAAAACCTCTGCCACACACTCGATCGCCGTCTATTCAACGTCAGTGTGTGTCACCTCAAAGAGCGCGGGAACATTGGCGACGACCTCCATCGTGCCGGTGTGGACATTGTCGGGCTTCCTCCATCGAAGGTTTTCAAGAGAGCCAACTATCTTTCTTTCTTGGAGCTTTTGAAGGTCATCCGCAGTAAGAAGATCGACATCGTCCATTCCCACACGACCTATTCCCTCACCGACTCCGCACTCTGTAAGATATTTTGTCCGAGCGTCAAATTGGTGCATACGTTTCACTTTGGAAATTACCCCCATGATGACAAGCGACGGATGTTGATGGAGCGGGTTTTTTCCAGGGTTGCGGATTGTTTAGTTGCAGTCGGTGATCATCAGCGGAAAACGATCGAGCAGGCCTACGGAGTGTCTTCGACCAAGATGAGGAAAATATGGAATGGTGTCACCCTGTCAGATAGGGGAGAAGAGTTTGATCTCCAGTCCGTCATCGGGACGGAGAAGCGGTTGGTGGTTGGAACGATTGCCACGCTGTATGAACAAAAAGGCATTACATTTTTGTTGGATGTAGCGGCCCGGCTGAAGAGTCAGGGGGAGAAGGTGGCGTTTATTGTGGCCGGTGAAGGGCCCCTTCGAAAAGAGCTTGAGCAAAAGTGCGAACGGCTTGGTTTAGCCGATACCGTCTATTTGATCGGCTGGGTCAAAGACGCGGCAGCGCGGTTAATTCCCAAACTTGACGTTTTCTTTCAGCCCTCTCTTTGGGAGGCCATGTCTGTGGTTGTGCTGGAAGCAATGGCCGCAGGGAAGCCGATTGTCGTCACTCGTGTCGGGGAGAACCCACTGGTGATTGGCCATGATCGAGACGGTCTTCTTGTCGATCCCAGAAATATTGATCAGATGGTAAGTGCCCTATCGCGGTTGATTCATGAGCCAGAGTTGGGAGCTCGGCTCGGGAACGAAGCCAAGAAAACATTTTATCAGTCATTTACGGCGGACCGGATGGCACGGGATTATGAACGGCTCTATTTGGAGGTCTTGGGGTGA
- a CDS encoding O-antigen ligase family protein, whose product MVYYGLLLFFALEYIRPSSYFPALNAFHLNSLVPLAVLFGSVFTKKVKMPDVLGSPSAHWIMFLLFLLVISGLICDVKMYAITVFEMVLGYFFMFIVLKKEIYDLDRVKGLFTTLILVHLAVGALTPEMFSGDGERHYIATGAFLGDGNDFALSVNIAIPLCLFMISESQGVIRKLFYTGMLAVLIIAVVQTQSRGGIVALACVALFYWAKNDRKIIGVIGMVLVLFLIVAVAPPQFYERMQTMTKTGDEMEGSAAGRIAVWGASLRMVADHPITGVGAGHFPVKYGVEYRPEGVGSSDIPWQTAHSSYFLILGELGIPGIIFLFGIMLSNFIAGERMSREMKARRTERDVTCRNLVIALNASMVAFAIGGAFLSAPYYPHIYMLAALLECGRQLCKEAIASEAVVRSPQEGRPLVFRGASVQ is encoded by the coding sequence ATGGTGTACTACGGGCTGCTGCTATTTTTCGCATTAGAGTATATCCGGCCATCGAGTTACTTTCCGGCCCTCAACGCGTTTCACCTAAACTCGCTCGTTCCCCTCGCTGTCCTGTTCGGGTCGGTATTTACTAAGAAAGTGAAAATGCCCGATGTCTTGGGAAGCCCAAGCGCCCATTGGATCATGTTCCTTCTCTTTCTGCTGGTCATTTCAGGTCTTATCTGTGACGTGAAAATGTATGCAATTACCGTATTCGAAATGGTGCTCGGATACTTTTTCATGTTTATCGTCCTCAAAAAAGAAATCTATGACCTTGATAGGGTTAAGGGATTATTCACGACATTGATCCTGGTCCATCTTGCTGTCGGAGCTTTGACGCCAGAGATGTTTTCGGGCGATGGCGAAAGGCACTATATTGCCACTGGTGCATTCCTGGGCGATGGCAACGATTTCGCACTGTCGGTGAATATTGCTATTCCCCTTTGTCTGTTCATGATTTCAGAATCCCAAGGAGTTATCAGGAAGCTGTTCTATACAGGTATGCTGGCTGTTTTGATCATTGCAGTCGTGCAAACCCAGTCAAGGGGAGGGATCGTTGCGTTAGCCTGCGTGGCGCTCTTTTACTGGGCAAAAAACGACCGTAAGATTATCGGGGTCATCGGGATGGTGCTCGTGCTATTTCTCATTGTGGCGGTTGCACCGCCGCAATTCTATGAGCGGATGCAAACGATGACTAAGACCGGCGATGAGATGGAGGGGTCGGCTGCGGGCCGGATCGCAGTATGGGGAGCTTCGCTCAGAATGGTGGCGGACCATCCTATTACAGGCGTTGGGGCGGGGCATTTCCCCGTCAAGTATGGGGTGGAATATAGGCCGGAGGGAGTGGGGAGTAGCGACATTCCTTGGCAGACTGCCCATTCCTCTTACTTCCTTATCCTTGGGGAGTTGGGCATTCCCGGCATTATCTTCTTATTTGGGATCATGTTATCAAATTTCATTGCGGGCGAACGGATGTCGCGCGAAATGAAAGCGCGCCGGACCGAGCGGGACGTCACCTGTCGAAATTTGGTAATTGCTCTCAATGCGAGCATGGTTGCCTTTGCAATTGGCGGAGCCTTTCTCTCGGCGCCGTATTATCCGCACATCTATATGCTGGCGGCGCTTCTGGAGTGTGGGCGACAACTCTGTAAGGAGGCGATCGCGTCAGAAGCGGTCGTTCGAAGCCCGCAGGAAGGTCGTCCTCTGGTCTTTCGGGGAGCGTCTGTGCAATGA
- a CDS encoding glycosyltransferase family 4 protein: MRPLNVLHLRDTHEIGGPGKTILETHRAIARERFRLHLGVFLIRGESGESPFTAEARRLEMPVHFLRGFNQYDPRLIGRVIDLVKTLPVDIVHAHEVKSDVITYLASQLHSVPIVTTLHGWIGNGFKQRVLTAIDKRLVGRFDRVIAVSKQIERDLVGSGVPPEKIRLLHNAIVIERYRRTGRRGVLTEVVGRSVSSPVIASIGRLSAEKGHADLIDAIGIVSSRGHKVSLVLIGDGPERPKLCEQIRALGLEHSVHLPGYIRDPQRMLEDIDLMVLPSHTEGLPNAALEALLMEVPVLATRVGGTPEVITDGETGRLVPAHSPAALAAGILEFLAAPEVWKRMAGRGQDMVKKNFDFQVRTRKLEAIYVEMMMGQA, translated from the coding sequence GTGAGGCCTCTTAATGTCCTTCATTTGCGAGATACCCACGAAATTGGTGGGCCTGGTAAGACTATTCTGGAGACCCATCGAGCCATAGCGCGTGAGCGATTCCGGCTCCATCTCGGGGTGTTTCTGATCCGTGGCGAGTCGGGTGAATCCCCCTTTACGGCTGAAGCCAGACGTCTTGAGATGCCAGTCCATTTTCTTCGGGGGTTCAATCAATATGATCCTCGTTTGATCGGGCGGGTCATCGACCTCGTGAAAACGCTCCCGGTCGATATTGTGCATGCACATGAGGTGAAATCGGACGTCATTACGTATTTGGCTTCGCAGCTCCATTCCGTCCCAATCGTGACGACCCTGCATGGTTGGATCGGGAATGGGTTTAAGCAGCGAGTGCTTACCGCGATAGACAAACGCCTCGTGGGCAGATTCGATCGAGTGATCGCAGTTTCGAAACAAATCGAGCGCGACCTTGTAGGCTCGGGGGTGCCGCCCGAGAAAATCCGCTTGTTACACAATGCCATCGTGATTGAGCGCTATCGTCGAACCGGTCGACGAGGCGTTCTCACCGAGGTGGTTGGGCGTTCGGTTTCCAGTCCGGTGATTGCAAGCATCGGACGGTTGAGTGCTGAGAAGGGCCATGCGGACCTCATCGACGCTATTGGTATCGTGAGCAGCAGGGGCCATAAAGTTTCTCTGGTTCTGATTGGGGATGGACCAGAGCGGCCCAAGTTGTGCGAACAGATCAGAGCCCTCGGCCTCGAACATTCTGTTCACTTACCTGGATACATCAGAGACCCGCAGCGAATGCTTGAAGACATCGACCTCATGGTGCTTCCGTCCCATACTGAGGGACTCCCCAATGCGGCGTTAGAGGCGTTGCTCATGGAAGTGCCTGTATTGGCGACCAGGGTAGGCGGTACGCCGGAGGTCATCACGGACGGAGAAACCGGACGGTTGGTTCCGGCACATTCACCTGCCGCGCTCGCAGCGGGTATTCTCGAGTTCCTTGCCGCACCAGAGGTGTGGAAGCGCATGGCTGGTCGAGGGCAAGACATGGTGAAGAAGAACTTTGATTTCCAGGTGAGGACCCGCAAGTTGGAAGCGATCTACGTTGAGATGATGATGGGACAGGCGTAG
- a CDS encoding glycosyltransferase family 4 protein: MSEVPAKVLYCEGNADGTVGGSYFCLLYLVKGLDRSRFEPMVVFQNTHSLLPEFHEAGIRTFIWPKPTSFTFGDSLSARPGVPRFIQTAGLAIQRVLNFFRKFVFTAMTRTWFLRREGVQIVHLNNTIQYNHDWMLAARLARIKCVVHERGINASFSRAAKYFAKRLDAVICISNAVRQNMRERGIDYGNLLTIYDGMDPDAKQRHTTPDALRGAYGIESGAAIVGMVGNIKEWKGQHTVIRAIDLVRRTFPSVRCVLVGDTGPEHLEYERGLRELVRSLDLDQHVIFAGFQKHVADHLMMFDVVIHASVLPEPFGMVLLEAMACSKPVIGASAGAVREIIEEGRTGLTFPPGDWERLADAIVTLLGDPTLAQSMGRNGLDRLIKNFHVSRNIESVQQLYQRVLCEAS, from the coding sequence ATGAGCGAAGTCCCTGCTAAAGTCTTATATTGTGAGGGTAACGCCGATGGCACTGTCGGCGGGTCGTATTTTTGTCTTCTGTATCTTGTGAAGGGGCTAGATCGTAGTCGCTTTGAGCCTATGGTTGTGTTTCAGAATACGCATTCGCTTCTTCCGGAGTTTCATGAAGCCGGAATACGGACGTTCATATGGCCTAAGCCAACATCGTTTACGTTTGGGGATAGTCTTTCTGCTCGGCCTGGAGTGCCTCGCTTTATTCAGACAGCGGGATTGGCGATCCAGAGAGTGCTCAATTTTTTTCGAAAATTCGTGTTTACTGCGATGACTCGTACGTGGTTCCTGAGACGGGAAGGGGTGCAGATCGTTCATCTGAATAATACGATTCAGTATAACCATGATTGGATGTTGGCTGCGAGGCTTGCTCGGATCAAATGTGTCGTGCATGAACGTGGAATTAACGCAAGCTTTTCAAGGGCAGCTAAGTATTTTGCGAAACGATTGGACGCCGTCATCTGCATTTCTAATGCGGTTCGCCAAAATATGCGCGAGCGAGGAATCGACTATGGAAATTTGCTGACAATTTATGACGGAATGGATCCCGATGCAAAACAGCGCCACACGACACCTGATGCGCTGCGCGGTGCCTATGGGATCGAATCGGGTGCGGCCATCGTGGGTATGGTTGGAAATATCAAGGAGTGGAAGGGACAACACACAGTCATTCGCGCAATCGATTTAGTTCGAAGAACGTTCCCTTCAGTCCGATGTGTATTAGTTGGAGATACTGGTCCAGAGCATCTGGAATACGAACGTGGTCTTCGGGAACTAGTCCGTTCCCTCGATCTTGACCAGCATGTCATCTTCGCAGGGTTTCAAAAACATGTGGCAGATCACCTCATGATGTTCGATGTGGTGATTCATGCTTCGGTGTTGCCTGAGCCGTTTGGAATGGTCCTCCTTGAGGCGATGGCATGCAGTAAACCGGTCATTGGAGCAAGCGCTGGTGCAGTCCGGGAGATCATCGAAGAGGGCCGCACTGGTCTTACTTTTCCTCCTGGCGATTGGGAACGGCTTGCGGATGCGATCGTCACATTGTTGGGTGACCCCACATTGGCCCAGTCTATGGGGCGAAATGGATTGGACCGTTTGATAAAGAATTTTCACGTTTCAAGGAATATTGAGTCGGTTCAACAATTGTATCAAAGGGTTCTCTGTGAGGCCTCTTAA
- a CDS encoding lipopolysaccharide biosynthesis protein: MWVTLSSVLGAGLSFLRSIIMARLLTPEIFGLMAICSMVIRGIEIFTETGFGAALIHRQERFEDARDTAFTLWVLRGVGLAVIAFLVSPLVAAFYNEAVLQPIVAVIGISFILTGFNNINTIALQKELDFKRLTYLDQVGGVLSTIIGLGLAYWLRDVWALVYSQLISSVISVVLSYVMVPGRPRFRFDPVIARELFSYGKFMTGLAVVVFLTNQLDSAMIGKLLGMEALGFYTVAYTLANIPSTNLSKVIAKVLFPMFSKLQADLVQLRVEYVRGVRLVVAVVVPISVGIVVLAHDIVTALYGAKWAAAAVPLQILAIFGCFQALWMLNGYLYNAIGKPHIDFYMNTSRLVLVLGLLYPLTISYGLAGASAAVALPMAAQFVVGVFLSRRVIGVPVIATVQPLGVAIVQGAVLAAVLIAVKSFVVSDSVPGLVLVTVVGASLCLLFNLRDIQTQLASHRLSIFPVREAP, encoded by the coding sequence GTGTGGGTTACCTTGTCGAGTGTCCTTGGTGCGGGACTCTCCTTCCTCCGTTCGATAATTATGGCCCGACTCCTGACGCCGGAAATCTTCGGGCTCATGGCGATCTGCTCGATGGTGATTCGGGGGATCGAGATCTTTACCGAAACGGGATTCGGTGCCGCGCTGATTCATCGACAGGAGCGTTTCGAAGACGCCAGGGATACGGCGTTTACGCTTTGGGTGCTACGTGGTGTCGGGCTGGCAGTGATTGCGTTCCTCGTCTCGCCCTTGGTTGCAGCGTTTTATAATGAAGCGGTGTTGCAACCGATTGTCGCAGTGATTGGGATCAGTTTTATCTTAACGGGCTTCAATAATATTAATACAATTGCGCTGCAGAAAGAGTTGGATTTTAAACGTCTGACCTATCTGGATCAAGTTGGTGGGGTGCTCAGTACAATAATAGGGTTAGGATTAGCGTATTGGCTGCGGGATGTTTGGGCGCTCGTCTATTCCCAGCTCATCTCTTCTGTTATTTCGGTGGTATTGTCGTACGTGATGGTGCCTGGACGACCGCGTTTCCGTTTCGATCCCGTGATTGCCAGAGAGTTGTTTTCATATGGGAAATTCATGACGGGGTTAGCAGTTGTTGTTTTCTTGACCAATCAGCTTGACAGCGCGATGATCGGGAAGCTCTTGGGCATGGAGGCGCTGGGGTTTTACACGGTGGCCTATACCTTGGCCAATATCCCCTCGACAAATTTATCGAAGGTGATCGCGAAGGTGCTTTTCCCTATGTTCAGCAAGCTCCAAGCCGATTTGGTGCAGTTGCGGGTAGAGTATGTGCGGGGGGTCCGCTTGGTTGTCGCTGTGGTTGTGCCGATCTCGGTTGGAATTGTGGTGCTTGCCCACGACATTGTGACTGCGTTGTATGGAGCCAAATGGGCTGCCGCCGCGGTACCACTGCAGATTTTGGCAATTTTCGGATGCTTCCAGGCGTTGTGGATGCTGAATGGCTATCTCTATAACGCGATTGGTAAACCTCACATCGATTTCTATATGAACACCTCGCGGCTTGTTCTCGTGCTGGGTTTGCTGTACCCACTGACCATTTCCTACGGCCTTGCCGGTGCGAGTGCGGCAGTGGCCTTGCCGATGGCGGCTCAGTTTGTAGTTGGCGTCTTTTTATCCCGTAGAGTGATCGGGGTTCCCGTCATTGCCACAGTTCAACCGTTGGGAGTCGCCATCGTGCAGGGTGCGGTGTTGGCCGCAGTTCTTATCGCTGTCAAATCATTTGTTGTAAGTGACTCCGTGCCAGGCCTGGTATTGGTGACAGTAGTCGGCGCTTCGCTGTGCCTCCTCTTCAATCTGCGAGATATCCAGACGCAGTTGGCGAGTCACAGATTGTCAATTTTCCCGGTTCGCGAAGCCCCATGA
- a CDS encoding alpha/beta hydrolase: MDTLPEIKTSAIETPMFFENGSYRLFGVLHEPAAAPSGWGWVFCHPFAEEKLWAQRVYVSFARMLAARGAWVLRFDAMGNGDSQGQFSDSSVDTMLSDIGCAIRLLERSSGTALSVGLLGLRFGATLAALAAERCPTVGKLVLWEPIVDGGKYMQELLRVNLTTQTAIYKEIRHNREALVRMMREEGRTVNVDGYEIAYPCYEQASAVKLNEGGKRFAGPCLIVQMGRAGQPIRSEVKALQETYPSADIREVVEEPFWKEIKQWYRTAPNLFETTSAWVEGR, from the coding sequence GTGGACACCCTCCCAGAGATAAAGACCTCAGCGATTGAAACTCCGATGTTTTTCGAGAATGGATCGTATCGGCTCTTTGGCGTCTTGCATGAGCCGGCTGCAGCCCCGTCGGGATGGGGTTGGGTGTTTTGCCATCCGTTTGCCGAAGAGAAGTTATGGGCGCAACGGGTGTACGTGTCGTTTGCGAGAATGCTGGCTGCTCGCGGCGCATGGGTGCTTCGTTTCGACGCAATGGGAAATGGTGATAGCCAGGGACAATTTTCAGACTCATCAGTGGACACGATGCTCTCCGATATCGGGTGTGCCATCAGGCTGCTAGAGCGGTCGAGCGGGACGGCGCTGAGCGTGGGATTGCTGGGGCTGCGTTTTGGTGCGACCCTCGCCGCGCTTGCGGCTGAGCGGTGCCCGACTGTCGGCAAGCTCGTCTTATGGGAGCCGATTGTTGATGGCGGGAAGTATATGCAGGAGTTGCTCCGCGTGAATCTGACGACCCAAACGGCGATATATAAGGAGATTCGTCACAACCGCGAGGCTTTGGTCAGGATGATGCGGGAGGAGGGGCGTACGGTGAACGTCGATGGGTATGAGATCGCCTATCCCTGCTACGAGCAAGCCTCGGCCGTGAAGCTCAACGAAGGGGGGAAGCGGTTTGCGGGACCCTGCTTGATCGTCCAGATGGGAAGAGCAGGGCAACCCATTCGCTCTGAGGTGAAGGCGTTACAAGAGACGTATCCGTCTGCCGATATTCGTGAAGTGGTGGAGGAGCCGTTTTGGAAAGAAATTAAACAGTGGTACCGGACAGCACCGAATCTGTTTGAGACAACATCAGCGTGGGTGGAGGGACGATGA
- a CDS encoding glycosyltransferase family 2 protein, whose product MIEVLFWLSAFGVVYPYLGYPVVLWALGRFLGRQGRRENGDAPFYPSVSMIIPVCNEEARIERKIVNTATLRYPADRLQVLFVSDGSTDRTVELIKMRASGTMTLIELPVRQGKGAALNAGLDHAKHDILVFSDAAIELEPDALRHIVRGFCDPEVGCISGEDKIAESGGEAWYGRYELLVRRLESKVHSIVGASGSFYAQRRELCGPFLEGLAPDFLSVLRTVEQGFRAVSEPEAVGAMTSVKDSKQEFERKVRTLIRGMTTLFAYVRVLNPIRFGMFAFEVLSHKALRWSVPFFLVMALASSITLLGSPWFNLVVIVQVAFYGAALLAFSGWSYIRHSLFGKIALYFSMVNAAILVAWFKYGKGVRQELWTPSQR is encoded by the coding sequence GTGATAGAAGTTCTGTTTTGGCTCTCCGCGTTCGGTGTCGTCTACCCCTATCTCGGCTATCCGGTCGTGCTGTGGGCGCTGGGCCGTTTTTTGGGACGGCAGGGGCGGCGGGAGAACGGAGACGCCCCCTTTTATCCCTCAGTATCGATGATTATTCCGGTCTGTAATGAAGAGGCAAGGATCGAGCGGAAGATCGTCAATACGGCGACCCTTCGTTATCCGGCTGATCGGCTCCAGGTATTGTTCGTGTCGGATGGGTCCACCGACCGAACGGTGGAGCTCATCAAGATGCGAGCGTCTGGGACGATGACCCTGATCGAGCTTCCAGTACGGCAGGGTAAGGGGGCTGCGTTGAATGCGGGTCTCGATCATGCAAAACATGACATCCTCGTCTTTTCGGATGCGGCGATTGAATTAGAGCCCGATGCGTTGCGCCATATCGTTCGGGGATTTTGCGATCCGGAAGTCGGGTGTATTTCCGGAGAAGACAAGATTGCTGAGTCAGGAGGGGAAGCCTGGTATGGGCGGTACGAATTACTGGTCCGGCGTCTCGAGTCGAAGGTGCATTCCATCGTGGGAGCGAGCGGATCGTTCTACGCACAACGGCGCGAACTCTGCGGGCCGTTCCTAGAAGGTCTGGCGCCTGATTTTCTTTCTGTACTCAGGACCGTGGAACAAGGATTTCGCGCAGTCAGCGAGCCGGAAGCGGTGGGCGCCATGACCAGCGTAAAGGACTCCAAACAGGAGTTCGAACGGAAGGTCCGCACGTTGATTCGAGGGATGACCACATTGTTTGCCTATGTTCGAGTGCTGAACCCCATTCGTTTTGGAATGTTTGCCTTTGAGGTGCTGTCACATAAGGCCTTGCGGTGGTCGGTGCCATTTTTCCTGGTTATGGCGCTGGCCAGTTCGATCACGCTACTCGGCTCGCCATGGTTTAATCTCGTGGTGATCGTCCAGGTCGCGTTCTATGGAGCGGCCCTCTTAGCGTTTTCAGGATGGAGCTACATCCGGCACTCGCTTTTTGGCAAGATCGCACTCTATTTTTCGATGGTCAATGCGGCGATTCTCGTGGCCTGGTTTAAATACGGGAAAGGAGTGCGGCAGGAACTGTGGACACCCTCCCAGAGATAA
- a CDS encoding ATP-grasp domain-containing protein: MKILVTDGDNRAALAITRSLGSKGHSIVVGEKVQPSLAQTSRYCVESVTYPDPVLDSVGFVQTLLRTVKELQIDVVLPVAEITTALVAEHKSAFEQHSRVPFPDVATFDRAANKVDVLALAEKLSIPIPTGVVLTRPGDRPQWPEGLSFPIVVKPHRSRILVNGTWQSTSVTYAENANDLTEILAAKHPSEYPILLQQRIVGPGVGVFMCYQRGKLVAQFSHRRLREKPPSGGVSVLRESVPVSPQAKRYAQALLDELRWQGVAMVEFKMDLADQTLKLMEINGRFWGSLQLAIDAGVDFPALLLQTMADEPVKPVDTYRVGVKSRWFLGDLDALMMRLFKRRDVLHLPPGHDGRFRSIIRFMRLWQKDMYNEIFRLSDMKPGIHEAKRWLSNHD; this comes from the coding sequence TTGAAGATTCTCGTGACCGACGGTGACAATCGCGCTGCCTTGGCGATTACCCGTTCCCTGGGGAGCAAGGGGCACTCGATTGTTGTCGGAGAAAAGGTTCAGCCGTCGTTGGCTCAGACCTCGCGGTACTGTGTCGAGAGCGTGACCTATCCTGACCCCGTGCTGGACAGTGTGGGGTTTGTCCAGACGCTTCTACGGACGGTGAAGGAGTTGCAGATCGATGTGGTGTTGCCGGTCGCTGAGATTACGACGGCATTGGTGGCCGAGCATAAGTCCGCATTCGAGCAGCACAGTCGAGTGCCGTTTCCGGACGTTGCCACGTTCGATAGAGCGGCAAACAAGGTTGATGTGTTGGCGCTTGCGGAGAAGCTGTCGATACCCATTCCGACCGGCGTGGTCTTGACGAGACCCGGTGATCGCCCTCAGTGGCCAGAGGGGCTGTCTTTCCCGATCGTCGTCAAGCCCCACCGGTCACGCATTCTTGTGAATGGCACGTGGCAATCGACATCTGTGACCTACGCAGAAAACGCGAACGATCTCACAGAGATTCTCGCCGCGAAGCACCCTAGTGAATATCCAATTCTTCTTCAGCAGCGGATCGTTGGCCCCGGTGTCGGCGTGTTCATGTGTTATCAGCGTGGCAAGCTGGTGGCTCAGTTCAGCCATCGGCGACTCCGTGAAAAGCCTCCGTCTGGCGGGGTGAGCGTGCTCCGTGAGAGTGTGCCGGTTTCTCCTCAAGCCAAGCGCTACGCCCAGGCACTGCTCGATGAATTGAGATGGCAAGGGGTGGCGATGGTTGAGTTCAAGATGGATCTGGCTGATCAGACCTTGAAGTTGATGGAAATCAACGGCCGCTTTTGGGGGTCATTGCAACTGGCGATTGATGCCGGCGTTGATTTTCCAGCTCTCTTGCTTCAGACGATGGCGGATGAGCCGGTCAAACCGGTCGATACCTATCGAGTCGGGGTTAAAAGTCGGTGGTTTTTAGGCGATCTCGACGCGTTGATGATGCGGCTCTTTAAGCGCCGGGACGTGCTTCATCTTCCTCCTGGACATGACGGAAGATTTCGCTCAATCATCCGTTTTATGAGACTGTGGCAGAAGGATATGTACAATGAGATCTTTCGGCTTTCGGACATGAAACCGGGAATCCACGAAGCCAAGCGATGGCTTTCGAATCATGATTGA